ACCGTGCATGCCCATCGCCGCCTCGATGGCGGGGAACAGCACGTCCTCCTCCATGGCGAAGTGACGACGCAAGGCTCGGTCGAAGGAGCGCCAAGCTTCCAAGGTCGGATGCTCTTCGAGCTGGGCCCAGAGTTCGTCGCAGTGTCGATGGTCTTCGGTGAAAAAGCTGCTGGGATGCGTCGCTTCCATGTTATCGATCGATAACATGGTGCATCCCGCCGAGCGAGAGAAAAGCGAGCACCGCCGCGAGCAGATCGTGCGGGCAGCGCTGGCTCTGCTGGCAGAGGCGCCGCTTTCGGAGCTCAGCACTCGGCGGATCGCCGGGGCCGTCGGCATTTCGCAGCCCGCGCTGTTCCGCCATTTCAGGTCGCGAGAAGCGATCTTGGTGGAGGTGATAGCGACCGCGCGGGCAGACCTCGGCCACGTCGTCACTCGGATCGTGAGCACACCCTCTGCGCCGCACGCTCGGCTCGGAGCCCTGGCCGACGCGCTGGTGGGCTACGTGACGGAAAACCCCGGACTGCCGCGCTTGCTGTTTGCCAACGTCGCTGCCGGCGACAGTCCACTGCTGAGCGCGCTGCGACAGCTTCACTCCATGCAGCTGTCGCTGGTCGCCGAGCTGGTTCGCGAGGGGCAGCGCGACGGCACCTTCGATCCGACGGTAGAGCCGCGCGATGCAGCGACGCTCTTTGTCGGGTTCCTGCAGGCGCTCACCTCCAGCCGTCGCCTCGAAGAACGCGACGAGCCCCTCGTCGAGCAAGGACGTCGACTGTTTGCGTTGTGGCTCAAGAGCGTCATGGCGGCTCATCCGTCGAAGCCGGCGAACGTGCACGCGGAGGTGCGGCGCGAAGGCCTCCAGAGCGTGGATGCACGCCCACTCTTGGCTCGCGGCGTTGATCCGCTGGATTCCGTGCTCGCCGCCGTCCAAGCAGTGGGTCCAGGTGGCGTGGTGAAGTTGCAGGTGCCGTTCCGGCCGACGCCACTCCTCTCGCTGCTCGGCTCCCGCGGTCACGCTGTCAGCGCGGAGCAGGTGAACGGGAAGCTGTGGGTGGTTGAGATCGTTCATGGCGGCGCGCCCGCACCCGAAGATCTGAGGGAACTGGAAGCGCCCGAGCCACTGGAGCGCGTACTGTTGGCGTGCGCGCGTTTGCCCCGCGGCCGGGTGTACTTGGCGCGCGTGCCCCGCGTGCCCCGGCTTCTGTTCCCACACCTCGAAGAACGCGGCCTCCAGTACGCCGTTTACGAGGAGCAGGATGGCACGGCGCTCCTCCGGGTGTTCAAGCCGTGACGACCGACACCGAAGGCCTGAGCCTCGAGCAAGCGCCACCGCTGCTGATCCCCGTGAGCTTCTTCCTGGTGGCGCCGGTCGCGCTCATCGCAGCAGGAGTCGTGCTCATCTACGGTGGGGAACAGTTGCTCTGGACACGCTTTGGCGCACATGCGCCAGCGATGCTCCACTTGGGCACCATCGGATTCCTCGCCGCAGTCATGCTCGGCGCGCTGTACCAGATGATTCCGGTCGTGGCCGGTGCTCGGGTCGCATTGGTGAGACTCGCCCACGCGGTCCACGCTTGCCTGGTCGGAGGTGGCGCAGCGCTCGTCTATGGACTGCTCGAGAGCTCGCGCGTCGCGGTTCTACTGGGTGCTGTCGGTCTCGCGTCGAGCCTCATCGGATTCATCGTGCCGGTGGGCGTCGCCCTCGCGTGTGCGCCGACGCGGACTGCCACAGTGACCGGTATGCGCGTGGCGGTGCTGGGGCTCGTCACGCTAGTCGTGCTGGGCGTGACGATGGCCATCCTGCGAGGCTCGGAGGCAGCGAGCTCCCACTACCCGCAGTGGATGGCCATTCACGTCGCCGTTGGCTTCACCGTGTGGCTGGGCGGATTGATCACCGCCGTGAGCTTCCAAGTCGTCCCCATGTTCTACCTGGCGCCGGCGCCGCCCCGC
This portion of the Polyangiaceae bacterium genome encodes:
- a CDS encoding DUF2249 domain-containing protein, with the protein product MLSIDNMVHPAEREKSEHRREQIVRAALALLAEAPLSELSTRRIAGAVGISQPALFRHFRSREAILVEVIATARADLGHVVTRIVSTPSAPHARLGALADALVGYVTENPGLPRLLFANVAAGDSPLLSALRQLHSMQLSLVAELVREGQRDGTFDPTVEPRDAATLFVGFLQALTSSRRLEERDEPLVEQGRRLFALWLKSVMAAHPSKPANVHAEVRREGLQSVDARPLLARGVDPLDSVLAAVQAVGPGGVVKLQVPFRPTPLLSLLGSRGHAVSAEQVNGKLWVVEIVHGGAPAPEDLRELEAPEPLERVLLACARLPRGRVYLARVPRVPRLLFPHLEERGLQYAVYEEQDGTALLRVFKP